The Bacillus sp. NEB1478 genome contains the following window.
AAAATGAGCAATGGTAGAGTAACCATTAAGTGTGACATCAATTCTGGCGGTGCGATCATACCCGCAACGATTAAAATTGCAAAATACGCGATTTTCCTGATTTTCTTTAAAAAGTCAGGAGTTACAATACCAAGGCGTGTTAAAAACATAATAAGAACCGGAAATTGAAACAGGAAACCAAACGGAATCGTAATGTTAAACAAAAACGAGAAGTATTCCTGAATGCCATATTCTCCTTCAACACTTAGTGAAGTGGCGACATTCCCCATGAAACTTACAACTAACGGAAAGAGAATGAAGTAGGAAAATGCTAATCCTCCTAAAAAGAGAAAAAACGAAATCGGAATATACATGAGTGTGACTCTTCTCTCGTTTTCATACAAACCTGGACTAATAAAGGCCCAAAGCTGGTACAATACGACCGGAGCTGCTAACACGAGTCCGATAAAGAAGGCAAAAGACACATATACATTCAACGGATCGGTTAAATGAAATGCGTTCATCTGAATATCTTTTGCTATTGGATCACTTTGCAGATATACGATCACCGGCTTCGCAAAGAAAAATCCAGCGACAAGGAATATGATGAAAGCTAAGAACGACCAAATAATACGGGTTCTTAGCTCTCCGAGATGATCATATATCGTCATATTTTTTTCAGCAGTCATACAAAAACATCCTTACTTATCTTCTTGGTCGCGCTTCTTTTTATCATCGTCATCATCCATGATGCCTTGTGTTGCGTTTTTGAATTCACGAAGCGCCTTACCTGTTGCTTTACCTAACTCAGGTAATTTCTTAGGGCCGAATACAACGATGGCTCCAGCAACGATTAACGCGATGCTACCTGGTCCTAACATAAGACTACCTCCTTTATTTTTAATTGATTACGAGTAATTCTTCATAAAATAAACAAGTGACTGCAGTTCAACGGCTAAATCGATATGATGGACACGTATATCCGAAGCTACTGTTAAGCGTGCCGGGGTAAAGTTCAAGATGCCTTTTACACCTGCTCGTTCGAGCTGATCAGCGATTGTTTGTGCAGATCCTACTGGTACAGTAAGGATCGCAACGGTGATGCCCCGCTTCTGAAGCTCATCTTCAATATCATCAATATGATATACAGGGACACCCGCAATTTCAGTGCCGATT
Protein-coding sequences here:
- the tatC gene encoding twin-arginine translocase subunit TatC, encoding MTAEKNMTIYDHLGELRTRIIWSFLAFIIFLVAGFFFAKPVIVYLQSDPIAKDIQMNAFHLTDPLNVYVSFAFFIGLVLAAPVVLYQLWAFISPGLYENERRVTLMYIPISFFLFLGGLAFSYFILFPLVVSFMGNVATSLSVEGEYGIQEYFSFLFNITIPFGFLFQFPVLIMFLTRLGIVTPDFLKKIRKIAYFAILIVAGMIAPPELMSHLMVTLPLLILYEISILISKTAYKKRVKAEMEALVKEREAEIESAYNE
- the tatA gene encoding twin-arginine translocase TatA/TatE family subunit, yielding MLGPGSIALIVAGAIVVFGPKKLPELGKATGKALREFKNATQGIMDDDDDKKKRDQEDK